One window of Sinorhizobium numidicum genomic DNA carries:
- a CDS encoding AMP-binding protein: MEVALSAGEFSISTLFAANLTVHGDRPALLMPGGRIVSYRELAERVDRQASQWRGRRGLAMIEADLSEHAVVAYLAALKAGHAVAMQSLNSMDADRQILKPEFCYSRFDGRWRLERLEGATEALHPDLAVLLSTSGSTGHGKCVRLSAANIQSNAQAIAAYLGLTASDRSCLVLPIHYSYGLSVLNAHLAVGASVYVPGGSILDEAFLDGLAKSGSTNLSGVPYSYDLLEKVGFRERDFPDLRFMTVAGGRPAPEMIRRYNEHLARRGALFFAMYGQTEATARIAYVPPDRLAGREDRIGIAISGGSLTIEDDQGRLIAAAETPGELVYRGPNVMMGYAGSRADLARGAELAELRTGDLAVRDAEGFFRIVGRTKRISKIAGLRIGHDSLEAALERRGIAAAVIGDDACIHAFYAATPGSGRPSPEEVRRILVAASGLTLMQIKVSCVDELPRLPSGKVDYRRLQDQAEERVRTDHGDGIASLFDQLFYPKKVQPGDSFLSLGGDSLRFVQLSVGLEKVLGEVPEAWEKMTVATLATLQKRETKGRQIGSDLMIRALAILLVVLHHETLWPIPGGSAAMVILAGFGLARFQVRALLSGAVLQILRPLGQILVPYYLIVAGYALGWGQVPWASVFLVGNFGFADPERHDMVPYLYWFIEAYCQMLVVFAAVFAVPFVRRAGQAKPFAVGMMLFAAALAARLALPLFVDIGNRQIFALPWVFYLAVLGWCAAVAETTFQRVMLMLAGTGAFLFFGLYEGVWIGTKIKYLLQIVVLATLLFLPRIRVPKWAIRMILPLSAAGFHIYLLHRFVPELLLLPMRPLLSPTVYSSCALVGGVGLGLVIWTAHQRLLQLLARSEGRRRPLDALRQLAGRLRFGRDGFLLPQPEMAVADQQN, translated from the coding sequence ATGGAGGTGGCCTTGAGTGCTGGCGAGTTTTCAATATCCACGTTGTTTGCCGCGAACCTGACCGTTCACGGCGACAGGCCAGCGCTTCTGATGCCCGGCGGGAGGATCGTAAGCTATCGGGAATTGGCGGAGCGCGTCGACCGGCAGGCGTCGCAGTGGCGCGGCAGGCGCGGGCTGGCAATGATCGAAGCCGATCTCTCGGAACATGCTGTCGTCGCCTATCTCGCCGCGCTGAAAGCCGGGCATGCCGTGGCCATGCAGAGCCTGAACTCCATGGATGCGGACCGGCAGATCCTGAAGCCGGAATTTTGCTATAGCCGTTTCGACGGGCGCTGGCGGCTGGAACGGCTGGAGGGAGCCACGGAAGCGCTTCATCCCGATCTTGCCGTCCTGCTCTCGACATCCGGTAGCACTGGCCATGGCAAATGCGTCCGGTTATCTGCGGCAAACATCCAGTCCAATGCACAGGCGATCGCCGCATATCTCGGCCTCACTGCCTCGGATCGAAGCTGCCTCGTTCTGCCGATCCATTATTCCTACGGCTTGTCGGTGTTGAATGCCCATCTCGCTGTCGGCGCAAGCGTCTATGTCCCAGGCGGTTCGATCCTCGACGAGGCCTTCCTCGATGGACTGGCCAAGAGCGGCAGCACCAATCTTTCCGGCGTTCCCTATTCCTACGACCTGTTAGAAAAGGTCGGTTTCCGCGAACGGGATTTCCCGGACTTGCGCTTCATGACGGTGGCAGGCGGACGTCCGGCACCGGAAATGATTCGCCGCTACAACGAACATCTGGCGCGGCGCGGGGCGCTCTTCTTTGCAATGTATGGCCAGACCGAAGCGACGGCGCGGATCGCCTATGTGCCGCCGGATCGGCTGGCGGGCAGGGAGGACCGGATCGGTATCGCGATATCCGGGGGAAGCCTCACGATTGAGGACGACCAGGGACGGCTGATTGCGGCTGCCGAGACGCCCGGAGAACTCGTCTATCGCGGCCCGAATGTGATGATGGGCTATGCCGGTTCGCGCGCCGATCTGGCGCGCGGCGCGGAGCTCGCGGAATTGCGAACCGGCGATCTGGCTGTAAGGGATGCTGAAGGGTTCTTCCGCATCGTCGGACGAACGAAGCGCATATCGAAAATTGCCGGCCTGCGAATCGGCCATGACAGTCTGGAGGCAGCCCTTGAGCGTCGCGGCATTGCCGCCGCCGTCATCGGCGACGATGCCTGCATTCATGCTTTCTATGCCGCGACGCCCGGTTCCGGTAGACCAAGTCCCGAGGAAGTCCGCAGGATCCTTGTTGCGGCCAGCGGCTTGACCCTCATGCAGATAAAGGTGTCGTGTGTCGATGAACTGCCGCGGCTGCCTTCCGGCAAGGTCGACTACCGGCGCCTCCAGGACCAAGCGGAGGAGCGCGTCCGCACCGACCATGGCGACGGCATAGCATCGCTTTTCGATCAGCTCTTCTATCCGAAGAAAGTTCAACCGGGCGACAGCTTCCTTTCGCTCGGCGGCGACTCGCTTCGTTTCGTCCAGCTTTCGGTAGGGTTGGAAAAAGTCCTGGGTGAGGTGCCCGAGGCCTGGGAAAAAATGACGGTGGCGACACTGGCGACCCTGCAGAAGCGGGAGACGAAGGGGCGGCAGATCGGTTCCGATCTCATGATCCGGGCACTGGCGATCCTGCTCGTCGTCCTGCACCATGAAACGCTGTGGCCTATCCCCGGCGGATCAGCGGCGATGGTTATCCTTGCGGGCTTCGGCCTCGCACGTTTTCAGGTTCGCGCACTGCTCTCGGGGGCGGTGCTGCAGATCCTGCGGCCGCTCGGGCAGATACTCGTTCCTTATTATCTGATCGTAGCAGGCTATGCGCTTGGCTGGGGCCAGGTACCTTGGGCCTCGGTCTTCCTCGTCGGCAATTTCGGTTTCGCCGATCCGGAACGCCACGACATGGTGCCTTATCTCTATTGGTTCATCGAAGCCTATTGCCAGATGCTGGTCGTGTTTGCCGCCGTCTTCGCCGTGCCTTTTGTCCGGCGCGCTGGCCAGGCCAAGCCCTTTGCCGTGGGCATGATGCTGTTTGCGGCGGCACTTGCTGCGCGGCTGGCGCTGCCTCTGTTCGTGGACATCGGCAATCGCCAGATATTCGCGCTGCCCTGGGTTTTCTATTTGGCGGTTCTGGGCTGGTGCGCCGCCGTTGCCGAAACCACGTTTCAGCGCGTCATGCTGATGTTGGCCGGGACGGGCGCCTTCCTGTTCTTCGGCCTCTATGAAGGCGTGTGGATCGGCACGAAGATCAAGTATCTGCTGCAGATCGTGGTGTTGGCGACCTTGCTTTTCCTGCCGCGCATTCGGGTCCCGAAATGGGCCATCCGGATGATCTTGCCTCTCTCTGCCGCCGGCTTTCACATCTATCTGCTGCACCGTTTCGTGCCGGAGCTTCTGCTGCTGCCGATGCGGCCACTGTTATCGCCGACCGTCTACTCCTCTTGCGCTCTCGTCGGTGGAGTGGGACTTGGCCTGGTGATATGGACGGCTCACCAGCGTCTTCTCCAGTTGCTGGCACGCTCCGAAGGACGCCGGCGTCCACTCGACGCGCTGCGCCAGTTGGCCGGCCGGCTTCGCTTCGGGCGCGACGGTTTCTTACTGCCTCAGCCCGAAATGGCCGTCGCCGATCAGCAAAACTGA
- a CDS encoding DinB family protein, producing MHDHYRMFADYNRWANRRLYTAAAELSDAEFREDKGAFFGSLHRTLNHILVADRVWMKRFTKQGDAPTALDAILHEDLDALTAARVAEDERIIAWVDSLDEARLATRFTYTPLTTPVDITQRLGPTLAHFFNHQTHHRGQAHAILTALGGPSLTLDLVFFLRTDGTRWAD from the coding sequence ATGCACGACCACTACCGGATGTTTGCCGACTACAATCGCTGGGCCAATCGGCGGCTCTATACCGCTGCGGCGGAACTCTCGGACGCCGAGTTCCGCGAAGACAAGGGCGCCTTCTTCGGCTCGCTGCATCGGACGCTCAACCATATTCTCGTTGCCGACCGGGTTTGGATGAAGCGCTTCACCAAGCAAGGGGATGCGCCGACGGCACTTGATGCAATCCTGCATGAGGACCTCGACGCTCTGACGGCGGCGCGAGTGGCGGAAGACGAGCGCATCATCGCCTGGGTCGACAGCCTTGACGAGGCACGGCTTGCAACACGCTTCACCTATACGCCGCTCACGACGCCGGTCGATATCACCCAAAGGCTCGGACCGACGCTTGCGCATTTCTTCAATCATCAGACCCATCACCGCGGCCAGGCGCACGCGATCTTGACCGCGCTTGGCGGCCCGTCATTGACACTCGATCTGGTTTTCTTCCTGCGGACAGATGGCACCAGGTGGGCGGATTAG
- a CDS encoding glutathione S-transferase family protein gives MPRKLYTLCGTDKARPFSPHVWKTKLSLAHKGLAFDIAPVGFTEIPKLEEGATKIVPLLRDGEKLVKDSFEIALYLEQAYPERATLFGGEGGKAMARFVEGWSQMTLHPVIGRIAIMDIHDSLDPVDQAYFRRSREERFGQSLEEIAEAGRSDIKAFSTKLEPLRHMLKAQPFLGGDRPLFADYIVFGALQWARIISPHRLLAAGDVVFDWFERCLDLHDGLGRSVTAA, from the coding sequence ATGCCCCGTAAGCTTTATACTCTGTGTGGGACCGACAAGGCCCGCCCGTTTTCGCCACATGTCTGGAAGACGAAGCTCTCGCTTGCCCATAAGGGACTTGCCTTCGACATTGCTCCCGTCGGCTTCACCGAAATCCCGAAGTTGGAGGAGGGGGCAACGAAAATCGTGCCGCTGCTGCGCGACGGTGAAAAACTGGTCAAGGACAGCTTTGAGATCGCGCTCTATCTCGAGCAAGCCTATCCCGAACGTGCAACGCTCTTCGGCGGCGAGGGCGGCAAGGCCATGGCCCGGTTCGTCGAGGGATGGTCGCAGATGACGCTGCACCCGGTGATTGGGCGCATCGCGATCATGGATATCCATGACAGCCTCGATCCTGTCGACCAGGCCTATTTCCGCCGGAGCAGAGAGGAACGCTTCGGCCAATCGCTGGAGGAGATTGCCGAGGCAGGACGGTCGGATATCAAAGCTTTTTCGACGAAACTCGAGCCGCTGCGCCACATGCTGAAAGCCCAGCCCTTCCTCGGCGGAGACAGGCCCCTTTTCGCCGACTATATCGTCTTTGGCGCGCTGCAATGGGCACGTATCATCTCGCCACACCGGTTGCTCGCCGCGGGCGACGTCGTCTTCGACTGGTTCGAGCGGTGCCTCGATCTCCACGATGGTCTCGGCCGTTCCGTGACAGCCGCATGA
- the ndk gene encoding nucleoside-diphosphate kinase — translation MAIERTFSMIKPDATKRNLTGAITKMLEDAGLRVVASKRVWMSRREAEGFYAVHKERPFFGELVEFMSSGPTVVQVLEGENAIAKNREVMGATNPANAADGTIRKVHALSIGENSVHGSDGPETAAEEIAYWFAGTEIVG, via the coding sequence ATGGCGATTGAACGTACTTTCTCGATGATCAAGCCGGATGCTACGAAGCGCAACCTCACCGGCGCCATCACCAAGATGCTCGAAGATGCCGGCCTGCGCGTCGTCGCCTCGAAGCGCGTCTGGATGAGCCGCCGCGAAGCCGAAGGCTTCTACGCGGTTCACAAGGAACGTCCGTTCTTCGGCGAACTGGTCGAGTTCATGTCTTCCGGCCCGACCGTGGTTCAGGTCCTCGAAGGCGAGAACGCCATTGCCAAGAACCGCGAAGTCATGGGCGCCACCAATCCGGCCAACGCTGCCGACGGTACGATCCGCAAGGTTCATGCGCTTTCGATCGGCGAAAACTCGGTTCACGGTTCCGATGGTCCGGAAACGGCGGCGGAAGAAATCGCCTATTGGTTCGCCGGCACCGAAATCGTCGGCTGA
- a CDS encoding CGNR zinc finger domain-containing protein, producing the protein MSFTWTAHRFSGGALALDVANSVVLRFDPERRIDRFADAVAMVSFAEAANRHGAERQRFGMLVPARPENRGLLIGLREATDQYFRARGRAENRPDLLADLLEAIATILRQPPYKGEYITLDAAAAHSALSLAADPEPDRLKICPNCEWLFLDRSRNRSRTWCDMAVCGNRTKARRHYRRNKEEMRA; encoded by the coding sequence ATGAGCTTCACTTGGACCGCGCATAGATTCTCGGGCGGCGCCTTGGCACTGGACGTCGCAAATTCAGTCGTGCTGCGCTTTGATCCGGAGCGCCGGATCGATCGTTTCGCCGATGCCGTAGCGATGGTTTCCTTTGCCGAGGCCGCCAATCGTCACGGCGCGGAAAGGCAGCGCTTCGGCATGCTTGTTCCGGCGCGCCCCGAAAACCGCGGATTGCTCATAGGTTTGCGGGAGGCGACGGACCAATATTTTCGAGCCCGTGGCCGGGCCGAAAACCGGCCCGATTTGCTGGCGGATCTGCTTGAGGCGATTGCGACGATCCTGCGCCAGCCGCCGTACAAAGGCGAATACATCACACTCGACGCGGCCGCTGCGCATTCGGCGCTCAGCCTCGCAGCCGATCCGGAACCAGATCGGCTGAAGATATGCCCCAATTGCGAGTGGCTGTTTCTCGACCGCAGCCGCAACCGGAGCCGAACCTGGTGCGACATGGCCGTTTGCGGCAATCGTACGAAGGCGAGACGCCACTATCGCCGCAACAAAGAGGAAATGAGAGCATGA
- a CDS encoding branched-chain amino acid ABC transporter permease yields the protein MAYFLQQIANAVPVAALYAALAFGYALAFAVTRRADLTYGALFAFAGQMFVLFADFGWSRFWLVLPAALGLGAAAAFTFGLGAGLVAGRYIMRPLAFSSANAVIVASLGTLLVLMETARLASDTRSLWLPPFLNDVIILWPGSGFPVTLTVIQLLNTVLMAALVAGGHWLLTHSYFGRYWRAVSEDREAAALCGVDPATVYIVAYGVASLIATFCGVLAASYYGNMDFGTGLTFGVKVLFIAAIGGQTAPLFAALGAAGIGLLETLWGAYGPILWRDFAIFGFLVIVLVVTRREKFIP from the coding sequence ATGGCCTATTTTCTTCAGCAGATCGCCAACGCCGTGCCCGTCGCCGCACTCTACGCGGCGCTGGCCTTCGGCTATGCGCTCGCCTTTGCCGTCACGCGCCGGGCCGATCTGACCTATGGTGCACTCTTTGCATTTGCCGGTCAGATGTTCGTGCTTTTCGCGGATTTTGGCTGGAGCCGGTTTTGGCTGGTGTTGCCGGCCGCCCTCGGCCTGGGAGCGGCGGCGGCATTCACATTCGGGCTGGGAGCGGGGCTGGTCGCCGGGCGCTACATCATGCGGCCGCTTGCTTTCTCCTCGGCGAACGCGGTGATTGTTGCCTCTCTCGGCACTCTGCTGGTGCTCATGGAAACGGCTCGCCTTGCTTCGGATACGCGAAGCCTGTGGTTGCCGCCCTTTTTGAACGACGTCATCATCTTGTGGCCGGGCTCGGGATTTCCCGTGACGCTGACGGTCATTCAACTGCTGAACACTGTTCTGATGGCCGCTCTGGTTGCCGGCGGGCACTGGCTGCTGACCCATTCTTATTTCGGGCGTTATTGGCGCGCCGTCTCGGAGGATCGAGAGGCAGCGGCGCTTTGCGGCGTCGACCCGGCGACCGTCTACATCGTTGCCTACGGGGTCGCGTCGCTGATTGCCACCTTCTGCGGAGTTCTTGCCGCCTCCTACTATGGCAATATGGACTTCGGCACCGGCCTGACCTTTGGCGTCAAGGTCTTGTTTATCGCGGCGATCGGTGGCCAGACAGCGCCGCTGTTTGCCGCCCTTGGAGCCGCCGGTATCGGCCTCCTCGAAACACTATGGGGAGCCTACGGACCGATCCTCTGGCGCGATTTCGCGATCTTTGGTTTCCTGGTCATCGTATTGGTGGTGACCCGCCGCGAAAAGTTTATTCCCTGA
- a CDS encoding molybdenum cofactor biosynthesis protein MoaE, with product MAAAVTVRVQREDFDIAAEISSLSRGRSDIGAVVTFSGLCRDEAGTLGALELEHYPGMAEAEIKRICHEAVARFGLQAATAIHRFGKIRPGENIVLVVTASPHRQAAFDGANLIMDFLKTSAPFWKKEHRIDGSVGEWVSAKDADDTARDRWTR from the coding sequence ATGGCCGCCGCCGTCACAGTGCGCGTCCAGCGCGAGGACTTCGACATCGCCGCCGAAATTTCCTCGCTCTCACGCGGCCGGTCGGACATTGGTGCCGTGGTCACATTTTCCGGGCTCTGCCGGGATGAAGCGGGGACGCTCGGCGCGCTCGAGCTCGAGCATTATCCCGGCATGGCGGAGGCCGAGATCAAACGCATCTGCCACGAAGCCGTGGCGCGTTTCGGTCTGCAGGCTGCAACGGCCATTCACCGCTTCGGCAAAATCAGACCCGGCGAAAACATCGTGCTGGTAGTAACCGCCTCACCGCACCGGCAGGCGGCTTTCGACGGCGCAAATCTCATCATGGATTTCTTGAAGACGTCGGCGCCCTTCTGGAAGAAGGAACATCGCATCGACGGCAGCGTCGGCGAATGGGTCAGCGCCAAGGACGCCGACGACACGGCACGGGACCGCTGGACGCGGTAA
- the moaD gene encoding molybdopterin converting factor subunit 1: protein MSTVNLVYFSWVRERIGKGEETLELPADVVTIADLLAHLKTRGEEYQTALEHQSVIRAAINQEHVDHGEPIAGAREIALFPPMTGG, encoded by the coding sequence ATGAGCACGGTAAATCTCGTCTATTTCTCCTGGGTACGGGAGCGCATCGGCAAGGGTGAAGAAACTCTGGAACTGCCGGCGGATGTCGTCACGATTGCCGATCTGCTCGCGCATCTGAAAACGCGGGGCGAGGAATATCAGACGGCGCTCGAACACCAGAGCGTCATCCGCGCGGCGATAAACCAGGAACACGTCGATCACGGCGAACCGATCGCAGGCGCCCGCGAGATCGCCCTGTTTCCGCCGATGACGGGCGGCTGA
- the pgsA gene encoding CDP-diacylglycerol--glycerol-3-phosphate 3-phosphatidyltransferase, whose protein sequence is MPTPIAYSVPNLLTYFRILIVPLIVLCFFVEGRLHSSDFARWTALVLFVAASITDFFDGYLARIWKQTSNIGRMLDPIADKLLVASILLLVAADGTIAGWSIWAAIIILCREILVSGLREYLAALKVSVPVTRIAKWKTTIQMVAIAFLLAGPAGDKIVPYTTEAGILLLWIAAAITLYTGYDYFRAGLKHVVNE, encoded by the coding sequence ATGCCAACGCCCATCGCCTATAGTGTCCCGAATCTGCTGACCTATTTCCGTATCCTGATCGTGCCGCTGATCGTGCTCTGCTTCTTCGTCGAGGGCCGCTTGCACAGTTCGGACTTCGCACGCTGGACCGCCCTCGTCTTGTTCGTGGCGGCCTCGATCACCGACTTCTTTGACGGTTATCTCGCCCGCATCTGGAAGCAGACTTCCAATATTGGCCGAATGCTCGACCCGATCGCCGACAAGCTACTCGTTGCTTCGATCCTGCTGCTTGTCGCGGCTGACGGGACGATTGCCGGCTGGTCGATCTGGGCAGCGATCATCATTCTCTGCCGCGAAATTCTCGTGTCCGGCCTGCGGGAATATCTCGCAGCGCTCAAGGTCAGCGTACCGGTGACACGAATCGCCAAGTGGAAGACGACCATCCAGATGGTGGCGATCGCGTTTCTGCTTGCCGGTCCGGCTGGCGACAAGATCGTTCCCTATACGACAGAAGCGGGTATCCTGCTCTTGTGGATCGCAGCGGCCATCACGCTTTATACCGGCTATGATTATTTCCGCGCCGGGCTGAAACATGTGGTCAACGAATGA
- the uvrC gene encoding excinuclease ABC subunit UvrC, whose translation MNGQTPTDGGILYDGTETDDEDDLLDVAEDARPAPAIEWAESRPKTEDLKGAELIQAFVKLLPNGPGVYRMFNDAGDVLYVGKARSLKKRVSNYAQGRGHSNRIARMVRETANMEFVTTRTEIEALLLEANLIKRLRPRFNVLLRDDKSFPYIVVTGDTRAPALYKHRGARSRKGDYFGPFASAGAVGRTINSLQRAFLLRTCTDSVFETRTRPCLLYQIKRCSAPCTGEISDADYAELVHEAKDFLSGKSQAVKATIASAMADASENLDFERAALYRDRLAALSHVQSYQGINPAGVEEADVFAIHHEGGISCIQVFFFRTGQNWGNRAYFPKADPSLPAAEVLSAFLAQFYDDKPCPRQILLCEPVEEQELLGQALSEKSGYRVSIQVPQRGEKRDLVDHALANAREAHGRKLAETASQARLLEGFAETFKLACVPRRIEIYDNSHIMGTNAVGGMVVAGPEGFVKGQYRKFNIKSTDITPGDDFGMMREVMTRRFSRLLKEEGKPNRGAEPSEDAGFPAWPDVILIDGGQGQMTAVRAILKELDVEDCLTAIGVAKGVDREAGRERFFIEGRESFTLPPRDPVLYFVQRLRDEAHRFAIGSHRARRKKEMVKNPLDEISGIGPTRKRALLTHFGTAKAVSRAGVNDLMAVNGISETVARLVYEHFHEDAAK comes from the coding sequence ATGAACGGGCAGACGCCCACGGATGGCGGCATCCTTTATGACGGCACCGAAACGGACGACGAAGACGATCTGCTCGACGTGGCCGAAGACGCACGGCCCGCGCCGGCTATAGAGTGGGCGGAAAGCCGACCGAAGACGGAGGACCTCAAGGGCGCCGAACTGATCCAGGCCTTCGTCAAGCTCCTGCCGAACGGGCCCGGCGTCTATCGGATGTTCAATGATGCCGGCGATGTGCTCTACGTCGGCAAAGCCCGCAGCCTCAAGAAACGCGTCAGCAACTACGCTCAGGGACGCGGGCACTCAAATCGCATCGCGCGAATGGTTCGCGAGACCGCGAACATGGAATTCGTGACGACGCGGACCGAAATCGAGGCGCTGCTGCTAGAAGCGAACCTCATCAAGCGCCTGCGTCCGCGCTTCAACGTGCTGCTGCGCGACGACAAGTCGTTTCCTTACATTGTTGTTACCGGCGATACTCGCGCCCCCGCCCTCTACAAGCATCGTGGGGCACGCAGCCGCAAGGGCGACTATTTCGGCCCGTTCGCGTCTGCCGGGGCCGTCGGACGAACGATCAATTCGCTGCAACGGGCTTTTCTTCTCAGGACCTGTACGGATAGCGTCTTCGAGACGCGCACGCGCCCCTGCCTGCTCTATCAGATCAAACGCTGTTCGGCGCCCTGCACCGGCGAGATCAGTGATGCCGACTACGCGGAACTGGTCCATGAGGCAAAGGATTTTCTCTCCGGCAAGAGCCAAGCGGTGAAGGCGACTATCGCCTCCGCCATGGCAGATGCCTCGGAGAACCTCGATTTCGAGCGCGCGGCGCTTTACCGCGATCGTCTGGCAGCGCTCAGCCATGTCCAGAGCTATCAAGGCATCAACCCGGCCGGTGTCGAGGAGGCGGATGTCTTCGCGATCCACCACGAAGGCGGCATCTCCTGCATCCAGGTGTTTTTCTTCCGGACGGGACAGAACTGGGGCAACCGCGCCTATTTCCCCAAGGCCGATCCTTCGCTTCCTGCCGCCGAAGTACTCAGCGCGTTTCTCGCTCAGTTTTATGACGACAAGCCGTGTCCCCGGCAAATCCTGCTCTGCGAACCCGTCGAGGAGCAGGAACTGCTCGGTCAGGCGCTCAGCGAGAAATCCGGCTATAGGGTGTCGATCCAGGTGCCGCAGCGCGGCGAGAAGCGGGATCTCGTCGATCATGCGCTCGCAAATGCACGCGAGGCGCATGGCCGGAAGCTGGCGGAGACCGCATCGCAGGCGCGCCTGCTCGAAGGCTTCGCCGAGACGTTCAAGCTCGCCTGCGTGCCGCGCCGGATCGAGATCTACGACAACTCGCATATCATGGGCACCAATGCGGTCGGCGGCATGGTCGTGGCCGGGCCTGAGGGCTTCGTCAAAGGCCAGTATCGCAAGTTCAACATCAAATCGACCGACATCACGCCAGGCGATGATTTCGGCATGATGCGCGAGGTGATGACGCGGCGCTTCTCGCGGCTGCTGAAGGAGGAAGGCAAGCCGAACCGCGGCGCCGAACCGAGCGAGGACGCCGGCTTCCCGGCCTGGCCCGACGTCATCCTGATCGACGGCGGCCAGGGGCAGATGACGGCAGTTCGTGCCATTCTCAAGGAGCTCGATGTCGAGGACTGCCTGACCGCGATCGGCGTCGCCAAGGGAGTCGATCGAGAAGCCGGCCGCGAACGCTTCTTCATCGAAGGCCGGGAAAGCTTTACCCTGCCGCCGCGAGACCCGGTGCTCTATTTCGTTCAGAGACTGCGGGACGAAGCCCACCGCTTCGCGATCGGCTCGCACCGGGCCCGGCGGAAGAAAGAGATGGTCAAGAACCCGCTCGACGAGATCTCCGGAATCGGTCCGACACGCAAACGCGCTCTGCTCACGCATTTCGGAACGGCCAAGGCGGTCTCGCGCGCGGGTGTCAACGATCTGATGGCAGTGAACGGCATCTCGGAAACAGTGGCGCGCCTCGTCTACGAACATTTTCATGAGGACGCCGCCAAATGA
- a CDS encoding SDR family oxidoreductase, with translation MKKTPKAALVTGGARRIGKAIVEDLATHGFAIAIHANGSFDEAEALAAKLNAGGAKAVALKADLTDSAAASTLIAETTALLGPLDLLVNNASVFKNDSLDQFDEDVWERHFALHVKAPSLLARDFARQRPDNVAGLIVNVIDQRVWSPNPRFYSYMLSKSALWTATQTMAQALAPDIRVNAIGPGPTLPNERQDPRDFQAQVEALILRRGPALDEFGRAIRFLFDTPSVTGQMIALDGGQHLAWETPDIREIVE, from the coding sequence TTGAAAAAGACACCAAAAGCGGCGCTTGTAACCGGCGGCGCTCGACGCATCGGCAAGGCGATAGTTGAGGATCTGGCGACGCACGGCTTCGCGATCGCCATTCATGCGAACGGCTCGTTCGACGAGGCCGAGGCGCTGGCAGCGAAGCTCAACGCGGGCGGTGCCAAGGCCGTTGCGCTAAAGGCAGATCTCACCGATTCGGCTGCCGCGTCCACGCTCATTGCGGAGACAACGGCTTTGCTCGGTCCGCTCGACCTCCTCGTCAATAATGCTTCCGTCTTCAAGAACGACAGTCTGGATCAATTCGACGAAGACGTTTGGGAGCGGCATTTCGCCTTGCATGTCAAAGCGCCCTCCCTGCTTGCCCGCGATTTCGCGCGGCAGCGTCCGGACAACGTCGCCGGTCTCATCGTCAACGTCATCGATCAGCGCGTCTGGTCTCCAAATCCACGCTTTTATTCCTATATGCTATCCAAGTCGGCGCTTTGGACGGCAACTCAAACGATGGCGCAAGCGCTAGCGCCCGACATTCGGGTCAACGCCATCGGACCGGGGCCGACACTGCCGAACGAAAGGCAAGATCCGCGCGATTTCCAGGCCCAGGTCGAAGCGCTGATCCTCCGGCGCGGACCGGCGCTCGATGAGTTCGGACGCGCGATCCGCTTCCTTTTCGACACGCCGTCGGTTACCGGACAGATGATCGCGCTCGACGGCGGCCAACATCTTGCCTGGGAGACGCCGGATATTCGGGAGATAGTGGAATGA